TACCATGAAATCCTCTGATTATCTTCAGACCATATGTCCACCACACCGCAGGGTCCGGCCGGCCCTTGGCGAGACAGCGCAGTGTGACGTTGGTGCCCAGTGGCAGGCTTACGTTGGACGACGGCGTGGTGACCACGGGCTTCATGCAGGCCTGCAGCTCGACCTCGTGGAAGAACTTGCTGGCCCTATAGTCCGGCCCGGAGCAGGTCAAGTAGGAGTTCATCAGAATAATCGGGGGGCTTAGAGACCTGATGAACTCCACAAAGCCCTTGAGACGGCAGTCGCACAGCCAGGCGTTGTCGTGGAGCGCCAAGACCACGTTGGGCCCGGAAGCGCTCGCCTCCTTGTCCTCCTCGCTCTGCAGTTTTTGGTACAGCGGCCAGTTTTGGAAGACCTCCTTGGATATGACCGTAAGCCGATTGAAGGATAAGTCTAAGTAAGTCAGATCGGGCAAATATTTTAACGCGTGCTCCGGCAGCACGTCCAACTCGTTGTGTTTCAGGTCCAGGATCTTCAGCCACGGGGTGTCCTCGAACGCCGTCCATGGCACGGAGCGCAGCTTGTTCCCTTGCAGGCGCAGCTCGGTCAGGTTCCTCACGCCTTCCAGAGCCTTGGAGTTGATCAAGGTGATGTCGTTGAAGTTCAACCACAGGTTTTCCAAGGCGGACGTCCTAGAGAAAGCCCCACGTCCGATTTCAAAGAATTTGGATTTTTCTATTCGGATCTTGGTCATATCATGTGGAATGTTCTCCGGTATGGCCCTAAAGGTGTTCTCTTCCATGCATATAAGCGACCTGTGAACAATTCAAAACCATCTGGCATGAAACTGCAATGTTTTCGTTGCCGCACTGACACGGAAACAAGGTTAAGTGCTCTCGGCTGGAGCGAAGTCTTACCTTCCATGACGGTCCTCGATGCAGCTGCACCCTCGTAAACACGGAGAAAAGCTCTCCAGTCCGTGAACGTGAAGCAAAACACTAACCAGCAGGCAGTAAACTGTGTCCATAGTCTGGCAAAGAAGCCCGAATGGCGAGCGACATTCGTGCTCAAGACACGTCCAGTAAAGCAGACGAGGGAAGCTTCTTAAGACTAATCCTGTCCCGGGCGCACAATACCTAATTCTTGACAGAGTCAGCAGGTCTGACCTACTGTATAGCAAGGCAGGTGCCGCCCACAGATAATTAGCCCGTTAATGAGGATTGGAAGCGGCTGCTGGCTGGCACACTTGCCAGGTCTGCTGGTTGACCTTCATGTTCCTGCTTAGTGCAATGTGCCTGACTTTGGAGATCAATCAAATCCATCCTATCCTAGTAGAACAGACCTgggtcaaatatttttttagacctttaacatcgaaACTGTAGCCGCCtttatgttgctgtttttaaatcttgaacaatagaaagtacttcaatggttggaatctgcgttttTGAGTGATATGCAAGTTATTATAGAgcgcctactgaccaactgcatctctgacTGGACTGGATCCtgcagcgcctcagactggaagttgtcaggcttgccactgacagtttgtttgtgttttactttctcctctgtgtgtttagtattttctgtccttaattcctgtcagcactcttattttggttcagcttcctgtttgtctccctgagtgctttgtttcccgtCAGATGCGgcagattggcacctggccacacctggtgtcaatcagcccgctcctatttgtacctgctttgtcttccagtcatccatccatccattttctaccgcttatacccttttggggtcgcgggggcgctggcgcctatgtcagctacaatcgggcggaaggcggggtacaccctggacaagtcgccacctcatcgcagggccaacacagatagacagacaacattcacactcacattcacacactagggccaatttagtgccaatcaacctatccccaggtgcatgtctttggaggtgggaggaagccggagtacccggagggaacccacgcattcacggggagaacatgcaaactccacacagaaagatctcgagcctggatttgaacccaggattgcaggaccttcgtattgtgaggcagacgcactaacccctctgccaccgtgaagccagtgcTGGAttgttgtcttgtcgatgtcgctcttgtcggtCCTGTTGTGTCGTTcggtgtcttgtatttgcagcgtagcggtaagctataccTGTTAGATTTGTGTagcttactgttctttgttccctgcttccagtttgttttgtactacacattacgacttctgtttttctgctcgctacccgctagcttccacgctagaccctttttgtttttgccagcttccatgttaagctccttttattttctagctcccatgctagctcccgtagtttgttatccgcctcgtgcgcgcttttggttgtacccctttggtttgttcttgttctaatatttatattaaataattttttcacattcaatgcctgcctccttctctgcatcttggggttcgtcaccaacaaactctgacaaaagTCTCTCCAgggagtggtgaggacggcgggaaAGGTCATCAGGACTCcctttcctcctatccaggagatcgcaaaaagccgctgcctgaccagagcTCAGAAAATTCTGCAGAGGCTCCTTCAACcctcaccaaggactgttttcactgctggactctagaaagaagttccccagcctccgaagcagaacctccaggttctgtaacagcttcttccctcaggccgtaagactcttgaacacatcattATAATCCACTAATTTCCaaacaaaaatggattaactcgctggaatataaaaacaatataacatacatccagaaACTTGGATGCataatgcaaaagtgcaatacatttatctgtacagtaatctatctattaatatctgcaccttattgctcttttatcctgcattaaacacacacatacatacatatatatatatatatatatatatatatatatatatatatatatatatatatatatatatgtcttgattggattatccagagaatagtgctcgataccgtggtagagcgcaatatgtaggtgtgggaaaaatcacaagactacttcatctctacagaactgtttcatgaggggttccctcaatcatcaggagaaaaatctcttgatgattgagggaacccctcatgaaacagtgtgtgtgtgtgtgtgtgtgtgtgtgtgtgtgtgtgtgtgtgtgtgtgtgtgtgtgtgtgtgtgtgtgtgtgtgtgtgtgtgtgtgtgtgtgaaaaatcacaagactacttcatctctacagaactgtttcatgaggggttccctcagtcatcattgtgggaacccctcatgaaacagtgtgtgtgtgtgtgtgtgtgtgtgtgtgtgtgtgtgtgtgtgtgcgtgtgtgtgtgtgtgtgtgtgtgtgtgtgtgtgtgtgtgtgtgtgtgtgtgtgtgtgtgtgtgtgtgtgtgtgtgtgtgtgtgtgtgtgtgtgtgtgaaaaatcacaagactacttcatctctacagaactgtttcatgaggggttccctcaatcatcattg
This sequence is a window from Nerophis ophidion isolate RoL-2023_Sa linkage group LG09, RoL_Noph_v1.0, whole genome shotgun sequence. Protein-coding genes within it:
- the lrit2 gene encoding leucine-rich repeat, immunoglobulin-like domain and transmembrane domain-containing protein 2 isoform X2; this encodes MDTVYCLLVSVLLHVHGLESFSPCLRGCSCIEDRHGRSLICMEENTFRAIPENIPHDMTKIRIEKSKFFEIGRGAFSRTSALENLWLNFNDITLINSKALEGVRNLTELRLQGNKLRSVPWTAFEDTPWLKILDLKHNELDVLPEHALKYLPDLTYLDLSFNRLTVISKEVFQNWPLYQKLQSEEDKEASASGPNVVLALHDNAWLCDCRLKGFVEFIRSLSPPIILMNSYLTCSGPDYRASKFFHEVELQACMKPVVTTPSSNVSLPLGTNVTLRCLAKGRPDPAVWWTYGLKIIRGFHESKERVDEDTIRSLLVIPSLHGADHGVYTCSAVNFIGNSSANIRVEVVSPDGSRSSSLPGPSAAAAGDENVFIDLRIARQTVRGISIEWFAALDRPDQTWFTIHLGRANADKKETIYIGPGIRSYSVSDLMPATKYEICVTLKNQAPRAGQCVVFVTGSDITEMEQREKLIHIVVIVLAMVLAVPIGMYACTTDTRFTCLEAIREFWKNRRSGRGSAGLERDRQGTFDSLQAASDEGLVRKESSEDRKGGTFVAKV
- the lrit2 gene encoding leucine-rich repeat, immunoglobulin-like domain and transmembrane domain-containing protein 2 isoform X1, whose amino-acid sequence is MDTVYCLLVSVLLHVHGLESFSPCLRGCSCIEDRHGRSLICMEENTFRAIPENIPHDMTKIRIEKSKFFEIGRGAFSRTSALENLWLNFNDITLINSKALEGVRNLTELRLQGNKLRSVPWTAFEDTPWLKILDLKHNELDVLPEHALKYLPDLTYLDLSFNRLTVISKEVFQNWPLYQKLQSEEDKEASASGPNVVLALHDNAWLCDCRLKGFVEFIRSLSPPIILMNSYLTCSGPDYRASKFFHEVELQACMKPVVTTPSSNVSLPLGTNVTLRCLAKGRPDPAVWWTYGLKIIRGFHESKERVDEDTIRSLLVIPSLHGADHGVYTCSAVNFIGNSSANIRVEVVSPDGSRSSSLPGPSAAAAGDENVFIDLRIARQTVRGISIEWFAALDRPDQTWFTIHLGRANADKKETIYIGPGIRSYSVSDLMPATKYEICVTLKNQAPRAGQCVVFVTGSDITEMEQREKLIHIVVIVLAMVLAVPIGMYACTTDTRFTCLEAIREFWKNRRSGRGSAGLERDRQGTFDSLQAASDEGLVRKESSEDRKVRRRSDDRPCKSKADHSRITAELY